A stretch of the Longimicrobium sp. genome encodes the following:
- a CDS encoding GspMb/PilO family protein, giving the protein MISGISERDHRVMVAGGAAIALILLLVRGIPAWRHWDEGTRDSAFGVRVESAQREAAVRALPAMRDSAAARRARLAALTPRVVPGKSPGAGGAALASLLSEAAGESGVQLGTMQISPPDSGVHTVFTRVRVRGDATGSLPGLLRFMEMVEAGPILVSLPEWAISQPDAGGPPDRPETLRMDFAAEALTPARRLKEIQP; this is encoded by the coding sequence ATGATCTCAGGCATTTCCGAGCGCGACCACCGAGTGATGGTGGCGGGAGGAGCGGCGATCGCGCTCATCCTCTTGCTCGTGCGGGGTATTCCTGCATGGCGCCACTGGGATGAAGGGACACGCGACTCGGCGTTCGGGGTGCGGGTGGAGTCGGCGCAACGCGAGGCCGCCGTACGCGCCCTGCCGGCGATGCGCGACAGCGCGGCGGCGCGGCGGGCGCGCTTGGCGGCACTTACACCGAGAGTAGTGCCCGGGAAAAGCCCAGGTGCTGGGGGCGCCGCGCTAGCCTCGCTGTTATCCGAAGCGGCGGGCGAGTCGGGTGTGCAGCTGGGTACGATGCAAATATCACCCCCAGATTCGGGGGTGCACACCGTCTTCACTCGCGTGCGGGTGCGTGGCGACGCCACGGGAAGCCTTCCGGGGCTCCTGCGCTTCATGGAGATGGTAGAGGCCGGTCCAATCCTGGTATCGCTGCCGGAGTGGGCAATTTCCCAACCGGACGCGGGCGGGCCTCCGGATCGCCCCGAGACGCTCCGAATGGATTTCGCGGCGGAGGCGCTGACCCCGGCGCGTCGACTGAAGGAGATCCAGCCATGA